The Symphalangus syndactylus isolate Jambi chromosome 8, NHGRI_mSymSyn1-v2.1_pri, whole genome shotgun sequence genome includes a window with the following:
- the LOC129488835 gene encoding uncharacterized protein encodes MQGSWEEPPRQTLLGWDAQSQGLKPRPDGPLPLSVNKVTGAQPGLCPRHPPLSAATSTLCRQRGRLAEEAEDVHRPAHYIRGCWPPTQTPGLVDQQARGAVLFLLPWQKGAQPEEKSLHLPGHPGHPARSQAYHGAIMSPAGYRQRHRKTSSGACVCEERKRKTPSEASLHSISQDVQATFRSSRLTRGCREHPPCSLASGVPSTFRSPAASKSPSGLPPAWASLRNPLPGC; translated from the exons ATGCAGGGCAGCTGGGAAGAGCCTCCAAGGCAGACCCTCCTGGGTTGGGACGCGCAGAGCCAGGGTCTCAAACCACGACCAGATGGACCGCTGCCTCTTTCTGTAAACAAGGTCACGGGAGCTCAGCCTGGCCTTTGTCCACGCCATCCTCCGCTGTCTGCGGCCACCTCCACCCTCTGCCGACAGCGTGGGCGCCTCGCCGAGGAGGCTGAGGACGTTCACCGACCGGCCCATTACATTAGAGGCTGCTGGCCGCCGACGCAGACCCCTGGCCTCGTGGACCAGCAAGCACGAGGGGCGGTTTTGTTTCTG CTGCCGTGGCAGAAGGGGGCACAACCAGAAGAAAAGAGCCTTCACTTGCCTGGACACCCAGGACACCCAGCCCGCAGCCAGGCATACCACGGTGCTATTATGTCTCCTGCTGGCTACAGACAACGTCACAGGAAGACATCGTCAGGAGCCTGTGTCTGTGAGGAAAGAAAGCGAAAGACACCATCAG AGGCCTCATTGCACAGCATTTCCCAAGACGTGCAGGCAACCTTTCGCTCCAGCAG GCTCACCAGAGGCTGTCGAGAGCACCCACCCTGCTCCCTCGCCTCAGGCGTCCCCAGCACATTTCGAAGCCCCGCAGCCAGCAAGAGTCCCTCGGGACTGCCTCCCGCCTGGGCTTCTCTCCGGAACCCACTGCCCGGTTGTTAG